GCGAAAAGCAAGTCAAAACCCACGTTTGACTGCACGATCCCTCCAGAAAGATCTGGCAGACACTGGAGTTGTGGTACACTATTCCACTATAAAGAGATACTTGTACAAATATGGTCttcatggaagagtcatcagaagaaaACCTCTTCTACGTCCTCACCACAAAAATCAGCGTTTGAAGTTTGCAAATGAACATATAGACAAGCCTGatgcattttggaaacaagttCTGTGGACCGATGAGGTTAAAATAGAACTTATTGGCCGGAATGAGCAAAGGTACGTTTGGAGAAGAAAGGGCACAGAATTTAAGGAAAAGAACCTCTGTCCAACTGTTAAGCATGGAGGTGGATCAATCATGCTTTGGGGTTGTATTGCAGCCAGTGGCACAGGGAACATTTCACGAGTAGAAGGAAAAATGGATTCAATAAAATTTCAGCAAATTTTGGACGGTAACTTGATGCCATCTGTGAAAAAGCTGAAGTTAAAGAGAGGATGGCTTCTACAAATGGATAAtgatcctaaacacacctcaaaATCCACGGTGGATTACATCAAGAGGTGCAAGCTGAAGGTTTTGCCATGGCCTTCACAATCTCCTGACCTCAACATAATTGAAAATCTATGGATAGACCTTAAAAGAGCAGTGCGTGACAGACAGCCCAGAAATCTCAAAGAACTGGAAGACTTTTTtaaggaagaatgggcaaagaTACCTCAAACAAGAATTGAAAGACTCTTGGCTGGCTACAAAAAGCGTTTACAAGCTGTGATACTTGCCAAAGGGGGCAGTACAAGATATTAACTCTgcagggtgcccaaacttttgtagacgccatttttttgttttctgttattttgaaagtgtaaatgatggaaataaaatctaacTTTTTTGACATATTATAAGAATGTCTAATCTGTAATTTGATGCCTTTTGGagatttttccatctttccttggcttctttatgcacattaatacaaatttgTACCTGGGATGCCCAAACTTTCGATCCCCACTGTAGATATGCTGTACACTTCAATAACATACACCTGTGCTTCCCCTATTTAAAAAACCATCAGACGCTACTGGTTACAACCCTTAGCTATCCAAAAGAACCTTTGAGAAACCCAGTTTCCTAGTAGTGTAAAGTTAGTAGATAGTAGATAGTGTATAGTTTTATTGAACCAAATTTAAATGAATGCTGTGTGAGTAAAGTAAATGAGCCTTAGCTAATAGCTGTTGTGACGGCGGGCGGACAGCCTGCGCgcataaaacacacaacactccTCACACGACTGCCGAAAGGTGCTGAAAGGACAACTCCACTTCAGCACCCCCAATGTTTTGGATAGTTGGAGTGCACGTGGCTCAGAGGCGGAGCGTTTTGATTCTTCACGTCCGGCAGCTAATCCCCGGCGTAGTGCCAGTCTACcctcctggaggagttggaggGATATAAATGGAGCCCGCGGCAGCACAGAGAGGGAGGTAAGGAACAACGGCAACTTTACTaatttatgtctgtctgtctcttctttcAGAACACGATGTCAGCGGGGAAGACGAGCCTTTTCTGCCACCAGCCACCCCCGTGCCACTGTAAAAGCTGACTCCTCAGAGCGCCGCTACCCCGAGATTGCTGCGCCAGTCTTCACCTTCATGTCCTTCTCCTCACCTTGCACGCTTAAATTCCCTTCACGTTACCTCACTGTAAATGtcactgtaaataaagagcacttttCCCCGACTTAAGGACTCTATTCTGTGACTGTGTTGGTGTCCAGGTCTCGCTCATCACACTGTTAAAGTAGACTTTTAGGCTGTTCCTGTTTTGTAAAAGTGATCCAAAAGATGTCTGCATGAAGGAGAATGGAGTCTTTTTTGAGAAATGACACTTGATATGTACCTGTTCCTTGCGGATTTGAAAGGCTTTGCTGGGGTTATTCTTGCAGTAGAAATAGACGCTGTCGATGGGGTTTTCCTCCTTCTTGCCATAATCTATACCAAATACCTGCAAGATCGGTATTATGAGTGAATCCCAAATCACAGAATTCCCCAAATTATCATTATCAAAgtttaaagtaatttattagtttttttattttttgttttcatacTTTGACAACAAAATCTTCAGGCTTCAGGTCAATGTCGATATCATCAGGTTTGGATTCAGCCACCTCCTTGGCCAActgttcctaaaaaaaaaaataaatcaataatttatCTATCATCTGCCAAACACATATAACACATGTACCAACCCCTGTGCTTGAACCTGGTACCAGTGTTCCTGCTTCCTTTAAAACAGAGCCTAACCAGAAACTTATGCTCCACAATGAGCCTCCTCCAAACCCCTAATATTTAGAGGCCCTGAAGAGTGGTTGCTACAGTTACATACCAGTACTATGTTTACTCCTACCGATTTACTCCTAAATTTAGCTTTCCATTCCATTCTGGTTATTACTGAGAATAACATAGCATGAATACTCAAATAACCACCATCAATAGTTTGTTTCGAATGCATTCTGCTTGTTTGTGGCAAAGCCTGAAAATTTCCAACATTCTAGTAAGAACTCTAGCATTGGGATGGAGCCTTAAAATATTTTGCTCAACTGCATAAGGAATGCAAAAACTATGCCATTCATTTCTGCTATGTTTGTGCTGATTTGCCATAACTTATTCCTTAGACATTACAATATCTCTGGCAGAGCAGTGAGCAGAGCAGTAAGCTGCTCTCCATCCATCTCATCCAAATACCTGTCTCGTTCGTTTGCGCTCGCGTGGTGATGGTTTGTTAccgttgctgttgttgttttttttttaagatatggaATTCTGTGTTTTAGATTCGTGCCAGATATTATCACATGTAACGACACTTTTTTAAGATAATCATCAATGCACTGTGATCTTACCTGTAAATATGTACTGTAACTACTCTAGCTGTACTAATACTGTAGTGGGACTGACGCTTGATTTTGtccaataaaaatgaataaaactatataattgtataactgtataattaAAAGTCTTTCTGCcccttaaaaaaacatttatttacccCAGAACTGCACAGCTGGAAAACAAACCATCTGGCAAACCATCTGGCTAACATCTGGCTGTAGAAAAAGGCAAGCATGTGCTCtgagataaaatatttttaaaaaaggggggaaaaaagggaaatagttgcagtgtttgttttaatagCACAAACCAAGCACAAATGAACGGCACCGGTTTGGAGCGATTTACGCGACATGGGGTGGAGAGGGATGTCACAcagccagaaaaaaaagtttattatctCAAACAACAAACCAGCACAAACATTCGTTTTTGCggcacaaatcagcacaaacgAATGGCATGGTTTctgtaattatgtaatttcaTGGGGTGCCAACTTCACTGAGATTTAGCTCGTTATTCCGATTATaattttggttgtttttttgggATATTACTCCGTTTATCTTCCTATTTAGCCATTGTTAATTATCACTCAAAGGAAAAGGTTAACATGCCGATTTATGTAACGTGCTATTCTTTGATGCTAACCACTGTTTAGCCCATTAGCCCATAAAAACGAAGGTTTGATTACACACTAGCATTTGGGATACAACTCTGACTGAACTGATAATGGTAAATACATAAGCGAAGgttgtgacctctgacctttgacACGTTAAGGGCTGTTTCAGGTGTTGTCTGTCCCACACACTTGTACAAGCGTCTGCAGACAACATTCTTCAGGATGGAGCGAGCATCGGACAGCTCTGGACGAGAGGAGTACAGGATCTGCTCGAAAATGTTATCTGTGGAAGGGTAAAGAGGACATTATTTCCAAAAGTCATAtcaaacttacacacacacacacacacacacaccccaaattAAAGTTATGGGTGTGCAGGAGTTAGGCCTGTACAAATAATCAGTTATATGATATTTCACAATATTCAACCAAACGTTGTGATTTTTGTGAACACTTAAAATATCATCATTACATAAcatcattaattttttatttttgtattttgtgtaagTCACAAGAGCAGTTAGCATTTTGTTCACTAACCAGATTTTGTTGTGTCGTACCATTTTCTTAATTGCAGAACTATTATGTATAATTCAAACATAATATtatgataataaaataagatcATCTATCATAGTTTGGTTTGTTAGCTTCTCAGTTTAGACACAATTATGGCTTGAAATTTCAAACGCTTAGCTCTTGATTGACTCTTGATTGATTCACTAGGTAATGAATGCATATAATCACTATTAATTGTGCAACTGATAATCAGCATATTAAAGGCTAATTAGCTGACCTGTGAGCTTGGTGTAGGCCTCCATGTCGTCTATGGCCTCTGACATTTTGTACATCTTTCCGCCGGTTCCCTCGATCTGAATGTAAGAATCGGCCTTCACCAAGGCTTCTGATATCCTACAATGTGGTTATTTTTGTAGTTTAGCTACCAGCTATATGGAGATGCAGCTGCATGTGTGACAAAATCTGACCATTACACTATAGCAGTACGATGTCATAAAAAGTCAGAGATCCAACGCAGGAGTAAGACGATATATCAGTACAAAGGTACATGCACAAACTGGTTTTAGCAACAAAGATGAAGTTTAAGTTAAATTGGATCAGCCAATCTCAAACAACTGACACCTTTCTTGTAAAATAACCCATGGAGCACTATCAATTATCATTTGGGCATTTTGGAATAGACGTGGTGAGGCCACACCACAAATGCCGAATGGTCTCTGGCAATACCAGACTTTGCCCTTAGGCCTCTATGAAGCACCAGCAACCTTCAGTGGCTCATGGATATCATCCATAGAGTCCCCTCTATTGCTTTCTTAAAATGTATCTGGACAAGGTTGTGGTTCAATGGACATGGCCAAAAAACTTGTGCATCTTAGGAAAGTGCTAGAACCACTTTTTTGGGGCAGAAATTGCCATCAACTCAAAGAAGTGTCATCTTGAGGCCTGTTGAAACCACAGGAGAAAAACATTTAAGTCATGAACAACTTTTCCACTGTCTATTACCAAGACCAAGGTCTAAGCTTTTCTTGAGTTGGCAAGGTACGATAGATGCTTTATCCTTAACTTTCTCTGAAAAGAGAGAGCCTTAGCAGCTGCCTTTCATCTGTCACACCAAGGTATCAGAGGTTGGGCTGAGAGGCCAACAGGTAGGGGTTTAAATTTTGTAAACTAGTGCCCACAATGCAAAAATCTGCAGAAGTGGAGCGGCAGGCATTGGCTGTTAAGTGGGTTATTGAAGACCTGCTCTAACACCTCAGCAGGGGGCCTTCCATTCTTTTCATAGTCCATACTCCCTCCAGTGGATGGGGTAAAGGACTTCAACCCCCTCGTTACCAAGAACTACACGTTGTGTTATATCAGGTTTAAGCTCATCCTctttgaaaacaggaagcttAAAGTCactactgtaacacactgaaaacCATCATACCAGACCTGACAGTTATCATACTGGGAAGTAGTTGTTTTCTTACACCTTTCACTGCAGGCTGGCAAAGAGAACACAGATGTATTAGTACTGGTATAATTCAAATAATGATGGAAATTATACTCACATTTCCTCAATGATCTTGGTCACTTTGTGCTGATAGGCTCTGCGGTGTAGGCAGTGTCTTGTGTGAAACATGTCATATAAATCATGGACTTCCTGTAGAAAAGAGAGTGTGCATTAAATGCACCGTTtgctaaatattaaatgttcaCAATATCcttttttatgtaaatgcaTTCTCTTTAAGCTATGCAAAGTCACTTTCAAGGAGGATATCCATAGAAGGGATGCTGTCAGTGGCTATGGCTATCTGACTGTTCTGGAAATGCCTGGATGGCTCTCTGAATTTACAAAGCACTGTACTACCAACTTTCATAAATTCAGTAATATTACTGGAAATATTTCAAAGTTTTAAAGACACTTTTTATCGCCCTCTTGAGTACTGAGCTTTATAACCACCACAGTACTGGAAGAAAGCATGTTGAATATGAACAACAGGAACATGCGTTAGcaaaaaatttgatttgattggcATTCTCATTTGTGTTCTTAGGATATGTTTATGCACTTATACCAAATATAGTCCACTAGCCAAGACCTATTTAGTGTCTGGAATTTTTCTTTCTGGaactatgaggctaatgtagctaccACTTAATGAACACTAATAACCATCAGTTTAGCTTTGTGCTGTTACaatcatattaaatattcagacaCCAGACTGAGTGCATCATGGGTAAGAGCATACCTTGTCTCTGGCACAGATGAGCTTCTTCCCCTTGACCTCACACACACGGATGAATTTGAGGAAACGGAGGTGGTCTGAGCTGTTCTTGATGCCCAGGTGATATGAGTCTCTGTTCATATGGAAAATATATTATGgtgctttataaatataaaatgttccaAATAGAGTTTATTTCTTAGCAATATAACtttaatataactttttttataACTCAAAACTCCTTCAGCTAGTTAACTATGTTAACAGTTATTTATGTTTctataaaagtttttttattcaattattcaacaattaaatttttatgtCAATATGGTACAAGTATGATTATGTGATACCTCTATACGTCAACGTTAATATATATgctaatattaatacattaacattaatataactTCCAAGTAAAACAAAGTCTTAATGACAGACTCACCTGGCGAAATAATCCCACTTGTCCACATCAATGCTGGTTCTCTTATTTGCCACAATCTCATACAAAAAGGACTTTTCCTCAGGTCTTCCTTTGTACTTCCACTAATGGAAGAAGAAATCAAGAAATCAGTTCAGCTGCCAGGTTTCAacttataaatgaaaatgaaaagaaaaaatctcTACTGTATTTGGTGAGGCAGCTGAGTCCAGTGGTCCTGCAATTTGTTCTTTGATAAATTCGAGATCAGTGGTAGAGAGACCATATTTCTTCATCACAGGCTCCAGATTATTCTCCTTCACCAGATGGTCAAACATTTGCACCGACGCAATCTCATGCTGCAGGGAAAAAAGGGGTGGCACCAACATAACAACCATGCATTACATAGTGCACATGCAGGCAGGCTTGCTTAATAGGTTTTCTACCCTATCTAGCCCTGTTTTGTTTTACTGatgaaaagagaataaaaacaatAGCTAATAATGCTGCAAAGCTCTATTTGTCCAACACATCTTCCACATATTATATTAGCAAAAGATTGTTATAAGCTAGCTGGACATAATGGGCCATTTATTAAGATGAATATGAACAGATAAATtgatgaattattaattatggAAATTATTACTTAAAGTTTCTCtaagcgtagcagatgagcgctcgattttctttacagcagagcGCAttgaattaacacaaacattgacgctattttattaattcaacaaatcaaaatagtaaattaaaagtgttataaaatCTCTTATATCTCACACACCTTACAATTTCACCACCTTGATTTAGAATCTCGTGACTTAAGTTGCGCTCGAGTAACTGTCAGAGCtccatataaaaaaataaaatataaaataacagtctgtgctggatcaagtgctattctatgtgctgctgaataatgagtgtggaagccattttgttaaattaaaccagtgattaatgtgagaattACAACTAGCTCTAATCATGCAGTGATATATTGGTAATATACGAGactcctgttagatttatttcaactctcaccatcttctcattcagacatcatcatattagtcttttgtaatttttttagttttaaatgatCTCTTGTTTTATCATATTACTTTTGAAAgtgaagatgaaaaaaacactaatttccttcttcagtctgtattttctatccctgattttttcaggtttaaaggtgagtgtttgtgtttactggCAGTAAACACATTTTGGCTATTGAAAAACTCCCTCTCGGACACTTCTCCTGAAGAAAATATCTGGGCCCGCAACACCCTGGAGAAATTGAGGACCACTTTCTCTGGCCTGGGGTGAACGCTGAGGT
This genomic interval from Pangasianodon hypophthalmus isolate fPanHyp1 chromosome 4, fPanHyp1.pri, whole genome shotgun sequence contains the following:
- the LOC117597039 gene encoding deoxynucleoside triphosphate triphosphohydrolase SAMHD1 translates to MMSQKRPSEDVPCPESFNTPEKRSCDPAVTETMIQQDGHHGEISSEHKVFNDPIHGHIEFHPLLVRIIDTPQFQRLRNIKQLGGAYLVFPGASHNRFEHSIGVGYLAGCLVKALSEKQLELGITEKDILCVQIAGLCHDLGHGPYSHLFDSLFIPNVRPDYKWKHEIASVQMFDHLVKENNLEPVMKKYGLSTTDLEFIKEQIAGPLDSAASPNTWKYKGRPEEKSFLYEIVANKRTSIDVDKWDYFARDSYHLGIKNSSDHLRFLKFIRVCEVKGKKLICARDKEVHDLYDMFHTRHCLHRRAYQHKVTKIIEEMISEALVKADSYIQIEGTGGKMYKMSEAIDDMEAYTKLTDNIFEQILYSSRPELSDARSILKNVVCRRLYKCVGQTTPETALNVSKEQLAKEVAESKPDDIDIDLKPEDFVVKVFGIDYGKKEENPIDSVYFYCKNNPSKAFQIRKEQVSKLLPNTFSEKHIIVYCKQTDKLEAAKKYFEQWCQKNNSEAQDVDIVVPEFSSIIPLPPASSAEDRRAGAGERVKKGFFGAPKGQQH